In one window of Frigoriglobus tundricola DNA:
- a CDS encoding serine/threonine-protein kinase has translation MVAPFDTFVTRLLIHCSGSDGSALRAVFDRWGAAPRDGETFLDYLCERGVIDRIGARAVLRAWEGQLDDRDARQLFNPGSINRALARLVPPPELAPEPAVRVLEVRPSGSLFGRYLIKGVLGWGGFGPVYLAVHPTLRVPVALKPVGAGGDPDRPALRDRLRAEARLQAQIVHPNVVRVWDYEDGDEPFLVLEYVNGENLRERLSAGPLDAPAAFTLLVQTGLALRAAWRVGVAHHDVKPANILLTPENGFKLADFGLARCRRKFARPVAAAAPGAGGEVAGSLNYMAPERFENGSDHRSDVYSLGLTVYQALTGRIAVPGTDPDAVMLRHKKGDLDLAPGPGPGPGREVSDLIRRMTAVDPARRFDTHDELIRAAEAAFGMRLDLY, from the coding sequence ATGGTCGCACCGTTCGACACGTTCGTCACCCGGTTACTCATCCACTGTTCCGGGTCCGACGGGTCGGCGCTCCGCGCGGTGTTCGACCGCTGGGGCGCGGCCCCAAGGGACGGCGAGACGTTCCTCGATTATCTGTGTGAACGAGGGGTGATCGACCGCATCGGGGCGCGGGCGGTGCTGCGCGCGTGGGAGGGGCAGTTGGACGACCGGGACGCGCGCCAGCTCTTCAATCCCGGTTCGATCAACCGCGCCCTCGCGCGGCTGGTCCCGCCCCCGGAGCTGGCGCCCGAACCCGCGGTCCGGGTCCTCGAGGTCCGCCCGAGCGGATCGCTGTTCGGCCGGTACCTCATCAAGGGGGTCCTCGGGTGGGGCGGGTTCGGCCCGGTGTACCTGGCCGTCCACCCCACGTTGCGCGTCCCCGTGGCCCTCAAGCCGGTCGGCGCCGGCGGCGATCCGGACCGCCCGGCGCTCCGCGACCGGCTCCGCGCCGAGGCGCGACTTCAGGCACAAATCGTCCACCCGAACGTCGTCCGCGTCTGGGACTACGAGGACGGCGACGAGCCGTTCCTGGTGCTGGAATACGTCAACGGGGAGAACCTCCGCGAGCGGCTGAGCGCCGGCCCGCTCGACGCGCCGGCGGCGTTCACCCTGCTCGTCCAGACCGGCCTCGCGCTCCGGGCCGCGTGGCGGGTCGGGGTCGCGCACCACGACGTGAAACCCGCGAACATTTTGCTCACGCCGGAAAACGGGTTCAAGCTGGCCGATTTCGGCCTCGCCCGGTGCCGGCGGAAGTTCGCCCGCCCGGTCGCCGCGGCGGCCCCGGGCGCCGGCGGTGAGGTCGCCGGGAGCTTGAACTACATGGCCCCGGAACGGTTCGAGAACGGCAGCGACCACCGCTCGGACGTCTACTCGCTCGGCCTGACCGTTTATCAGGCCCTCACCGGGCGCATCGCGGTTCCGGGAACCGACCCCGATGCGGTGATGCTCCGGCACAAGAAGGGCGACCTGGACCTCGCGCCCGGACCCGGCCCGGGTCCCGGGCGCGAGGTGTCCGATCTGATCCGCCGGATGACGGCCGTCGATCCCGCACGCCGGTTCGACACCCACGACGAGTTGATCCGGGCGGCGGAAGCCGCCTTCGGAATGCGCCTCGATCTGTACTGA
- a CDS encoding carboxypeptidase regulatory-like domain-containing protein, which yields MATLKSQLERGRKKLADAITARGYTFGTALLATAAATTTGSSVPKLNDTILAAVAGSPTDTVAALIKGEAVNGMLRKAKYALLALLGLGAVGLGVVAQQPPEPQPPAADAAPAADRPGAAPAEEPVKPAAGVPGRTFAGKVLGADGKPVPGAKIYYCFPDRGTAEIPAVPARATTNPDGRFTFTLGERDVPNTAAAVGNDPLRGGFLVAKAEGRTWAWEQVHADTGDVVLTCAGDTVPVRGRIIDLQGQPIAGVRVTPLGVAAPAKGDFSAFMKAFERGETVGGAVRRHLPNFWHDYSAIQRRPSPLLPAATTDAKGWFQLDGYAAERVVEVRLEGDAIETQDVYFVTGKPGPLPIPKRLTEADDTAGFFRREMAPQREPKVLKANGDSYVAAPGLVVTGVVRDAVSGKPVPAAVVETYRLAGQGRFLQNTIYRTTTDAEGRYRLGGLPLAHGSAIRVRNTGDVPLLPVVKDIPETKLFVPAGLDIALARGVWAEITTTDRATGKPVAGDVSYFVAPENPNGPKGNRSPTETGYDRQVNVPNDGRLRLAVIPDRPAVLAFSAAPGLTPLSRYAMAADAVKRQESLRGASPGWAAQNYNAFADIDPKAGSDPIPVRFTLDSSRRVEGKLIGPDGKPVSGALASGLLHDWYTEPLMPLRGAEFAVLGVGAEHPRLVCFSQSQSKLAGSVVVRGDEKGPLVVKLQPAASVRGRLVDDAGQPVKGARLGVVELPLARAGEYHSTETGVLLRNRIGGPLSNGVTTIKKDGTVATTDLGANAGAMANTWMSTVNPDGSVTTTGRRDPDPATDDDGRFTVAGLVPGLKYHLVWKDARRPRPPASDDWKGIVFRDVVFKPGEDKDVGEVKSQPLPAEKK from the coding sequence GTGGCCACGCTCAAGAGCCAGCTCGAGCGCGGCCGGAAGAAACTGGCCGACGCCATCACCGCCCGCGGGTACACCTTCGGGACGGCCCTTTTGGCGACCGCCGCCGCCACCACGACCGGGTCGTCCGTGCCGAAACTGAACGACACCATCCTGGCCGCGGTCGCCGGTTCACCGACCGACACCGTCGCCGCACTCATCAAGGGAGAAGCCGTGAACGGGATGCTGCGAAAGGCGAAGTACGCCCTGCTCGCCCTGCTCGGCCTCGGGGCGGTCGGGCTCGGGGTCGTCGCCCAGCAACCGCCCGAACCCCAGCCGCCCGCAGCCGATGCGGCGCCCGCGGCCGATCGGCCGGGCGCGGCCCCGGCGGAGGAACCCGTCAAGCCGGCGGCCGGGGTGCCCGGTCGGACCTTCGCCGGCAAGGTGCTGGGCGCGGACGGCAAACCGGTGCCCGGGGCCAAGATCTACTACTGCTTCCCCGACCGGGGGACGGCGGAGATTCCGGCCGTTCCGGCCCGGGCGACGACGAACCCGGACGGCCGGTTCACGTTCACGCTGGGCGAGCGGGACGTCCCCAACACGGCCGCTGCAGTCGGGAACGACCCCCTGCGCGGCGGGTTCCTGGTCGCCAAGGCCGAGGGCCGCACCTGGGCCTGGGAACAAGTCCACGCTGACACGGGCGACGTCGTGCTGACGTGCGCGGGGGACACGGTTCCGGTCCGCGGCCGTATCATCGACCTCCAGGGCCAGCCGATCGCCGGGGTCCGCGTGACCCCGCTGGGCGTGGCGGCCCCGGCGAAAGGGGACTTCTCTGCCTTCATGAAGGCGTTCGAACGCGGCGAAACTGTCGGCGGCGCGGTCCGGCGCCACCTCCCCAACTTCTGGCACGATTACTCCGCCATTCAGCGGCGACCGAGCCCGCTCCTGCCGGCAGCAACGACCGACGCAAAGGGGTGGTTCCAGCTCGACGGGTATGCCGCGGAGCGGGTGGTGGAGGTGCGTCTCGAGGGGGACGCGATCGAGACGCAGGACGTGTACTTCGTTACTGGAAAGCCCGGCCCGCTTCCGATTCCGAAGCGGCTGACCGAGGCCGACGACACGGCCGGGTTCTTCCGGCGGGAGATGGCGCCCCAGCGGGAGCCGAAGGTTCTGAAAGCTAACGGGGACAGTTACGTCGCGGCCCCGGGCCTGGTCGTGACCGGAGTGGTCCGCGACGCGGTGAGCGGCAAGCCGGTTCCGGCCGCGGTCGTCGAGACGTACCGCCTCGCCGGGCAAGGGCGGTTCCTTCAGAATACGATTTATCGCACGACGACGGACGCGGAGGGGCGTTACCGGCTCGGCGGGTTGCCGCTGGCGCACGGCTCTGCAATTCGGGTCCGGAACACGGGCGACGTCCCCCTCCTACCGGTGGTGAAGGACATCCCCGAGACGAAATTGTTCGTCCCGGCGGGACTCGACATCGCGCTGGCCCGTGGCGTCTGGGCCGAGATCACCACCACCGACCGCGCGACGGGCAAGCCGGTTGCCGGCGACGTATCGTACTTCGTCGCGCCCGAGAACCCGAACGGGCCGAAGGGGAACCGATCGCCGACGGAGACCGGTTACGACCGCCAGGTGAACGTCCCCAACGACGGGCGCTTGCGGCTGGCCGTCATTCCCGACCGCCCCGCCGTCCTCGCCTTTTCCGCCGCCCCCGGCCTCACGCCCCTGAGCCGGTACGCGATGGCCGCAGACGCGGTGAAGCGGCAGGAGTCGCTGCGTGGTGCGTCGCCGGGTTGGGCGGCGCAGAACTATAACGCGTTCGCCGACATCGACCCGAAGGCCGGTTCCGACCCCATTCCGGTCCGGTTCACCCTCGATTCGAGCCGCCGGGTGGAAGGGAAGCTGATCGGGCCGGACGGGAAGCCGGTTTCCGGCGCCCTGGCCTCCGGCCTCCTGCACGACTGGTACACCGAACCGCTGATGCCCCTGCGGGGCGCCGAGTTCGCGGTCCTCGGCGTCGGAGCCGAACACCCGCGGCTCGTCTGCTTCTCCCAGTCGCAATCGAAGCTGGCCGGGTCCGTGGTCGTCCGGGGCGACGAGAAGGGGCCACTCGTCGTGAAACTGCAACCGGCGGCATCCGTCCGCGGCCGCCTGGTCGATGACGCGGGGCAACCGGTGAAAGGGGCGCGTCTAGGGGTCGTCGAACTCCCCCTCGCCCGCGCGGGCGAGTACCATTCGACCGAGACGGGCGTGCTCCTCCGCAATCGCATCGGGGGGCCGCTCAGCAACGGGGTGACGACAATCAAGAAAGACGGGACCGTGGCCACGACCGACCTCGGGGCCAACGCCGGCGCGATGGCGAACACGTGGATGAGTACGGTTAATCCGGACGGGAGCGTGACCACGACCGGTCGGCGCGATCCCGATCCGGCGACGGACGACGACGGGCGGTTCACCGTCGCGGGGCTGGTCCCGGGGTTGAAGTACCACCTCGTCTGGAAGGACGCGCGGCGGCCGCGCCCCCCGGCGTCCGACGACTGGAAAGGCATCGTCTTCCGCGATGTCGTCTTCAAGCCGGGAGAGGACAAAGACGTGGGCGAGGTGAAATCGCAGCCCCTGCCCGCGGAGAAAAAGTAA
- a CDS encoding RNA polymerase sigma factor, which yields MAARTAVVVSRAVRELSQAEVSALCDRSLLQRYVEADDQAAFAALVARHSKMVLGVCKRVLPSDQDAEDVCQAVFLILARKAPGARWHASVGNWLYATARKVARNARRAAARRAAREGRAARPESVAPADTMTGRELAAVLDEELDKLAPRATASRWSSVTSKG from the coding sequence ATGGCGGCGCGGACCGCAGTCGTGGTGTCGCGGGCGGTGCGGGAACTGAGCCAGGCCGAAGTGTCCGCACTGTGCGACCGAAGCCTCCTCCAGCGGTACGTCGAAGCCGACGACCAGGCCGCGTTCGCGGCGCTGGTGGCCCGCCACTCGAAGATGGTCCTCGGGGTGTGCAAGCGGGTGCTTCCCTCCGATCAGGACGCCGAGGACGTCTGCCAGGCGGTGTTCCTGATCCTGGCCCGGAAGGCGCCCGGTGCCCGGTGGCACGCTTCGGTGGGGAACTGGCTGTACGCGACCGCCCGAAAGGTGGCCCGCAACGCCCGCCGGGCCGCGGCCCGGCGGGCCGCGCGGGAGGGCCGGGCGGCCCGGCCGGAATCGGTCGCCCCGGCCGACACCATGACGGGGCGCGAGCTGGCGGCGGTGCTCGATGAGGAACTCGACAAGCTCGCCCCGCGCGCTACCGCGAGCCGCTGGTCCTCTGTTACCTCGAAGGGCTGA
- a CDS encoding helix-turn-helix domain-containing protein, which yields MRVRLQIVLMAHRGRARQDIATDLGVHRRTVTRWVNAYCDDGLDGLRPKKAKGTPCKIPKALAEEIKRWVIKGPAEEGLDRANWTHAELADHLLKTKGIRTSRSAMQRFCSGIDIRLYRPTYRHDRGDPVKQAQAREDLADLGKGPRPVNSSS from the coding sequence TTGCGGGTCCGTCTCCAGATCGTGCTGATGGCCCATCGGGGGCGTGCCCGCCAGGACATCGCCACCGACTTGGGGGTCCACCGCCGGACCGTCACCCGGTGGGTCAACGCGTACTGCGACGACGGACTCGACGGGCTGCGGCCCAAGAAGGCCAAGGGCACCCCCTGCAAGATCCCCAAGGCCCTCGCCGAGGAGATCAAGCGTTGGGTGATCAAGGGGCCGGCCGAGGAGGGGCTCGACCGTGCCAACTGGACGCACGCGGAATTGGCCGATCATCTGCTCAAGACCAAGGGCATCCGCACCTCCCGTAGCGCCATGCAACGGTTCTGCTCGGGGATCGACATCCGCCTGTATCGGCCCACGTACCGCCACGACCGGGGCGACCCGGTCAAGCAGGCCCAGGCCCGGGAGGATCTGGCCGACCTGGGAAAAGGGCCGCGGCCGGTGAACTCGTCCTCTTGA
- a CDS encoding transposase produces MVPTLAATLGVKGHRPIVGTRDCKDLLYVLAVVNWVTAGVHANTLESSANAKKKTGLSKTRRMQEAFAAHLRHIGRMYPREKYPRVVVLIDNAPWHRGKPIDEAMRENPHLEFQRLPSYSPQLNPIERFWKKLRRRATHNRLFDTLADLKASIRASLCYFQAVRHKVKSLIEGRPKRKTSK; encoded by the coding sequence ATGGTCCCGACGTTGGCCGCAACGCTCGGGGTCAAGGGTCACCGGCCGATCGTGGGAACCCGCGATTGCAAGGATCTCCTGTACGTGCTCGCCGTCGTCAATTGGGTCACCGCGGGCGTTCACGCCAACACGCTGGAAAGTTCGGCGAATGCCAAGAAGAAGACCGGGTTGAGCAAGACCCGTCGCATGCAAGAGGCGTTTGCGGCTCACCTGCGGCACATCGGTCGCATGTACCCGCGGGAGAAATATCCACGTGTCGTGGTACTGATCGACAACGCCCCGTGGCACCGGGGGAAGCCGATCGACGAGGCGATGCGCGAGAACCCGCACCTGGAGTTCCAGCGTCTGCCCAGCTACAGCCCGCAGTTGAACCCGATCGAGCGGTTCTGGAAGAAGCTCCGCCGCCGGGCCACACACAACCGCCTGTTCGACACGTTGGCGGACCTGAAGGCGTCGATCCGGGCCAGCCTCTGTTACTTCCAGGCCGTCCGACATAAGGTCAAAAGCCTCATCGAGGGACGGCCCAAGCGGAAGACCAGCAAATGA
- a CDS encoding L-lactate MFS transporter, whose translation MTAVPARAWAVTAAGTAVNLCLGILYGWSVWKAALVPQDKSLYGQPMPGINAGWTYLDDAEGTWAYAICGFTFALFMIPGGRLQDRYGAKLGATLGGLFLAAGCVVAGLMKSYLGLVVGFGLLGGIGMGLGYAAATPAAVKWFHSSRRGLIVGLVVAGYGAAAVYISPLADYLIRNHGLTGSFVGLGLLFAVVVVVAGQLLNPPPTGYVAPAPVARVADGPKAPTADFGAAQMLRTWQFYALVFLFVCSAQSGLLVIANAKPLLTGAAGASGFFAENAWLLVTFIGVVNAAGRVGTGRYSDRIGRLNAYALNGAVSAACLLAAPWVIEEKNVLLLFAIIGVMAWQYGGTLAVMPAVTADYYGPRNLGLNYGLVFVGWGAAFFVPQLAGYIKLATGRWDGAFYLSAGLLVTAVVASRGVRKPA comes from the coding sequence ATGACGGCAGTTCCGGCGCGGGCGTGGGCGGTGACCGCCGCGGGTACGGCCGTCAACCTGTGCCTCGGCATCCTCTACGGCTGGAGCGTGTGGAAGGCCGCGCTCGTGCCCCAGGACAAGAGCCTGTACGGCCAGCCGATGCCCGGCATCAACGCGGGGTGGACGTACCTCGACGACGCCGAGGGCACCTGGGCCTACGCCATCTGCGGCTTCACCTTCGCGCTGTTCATGATACCCGGCGGGCGGCTCCAGGACCGGTACGGGGCGAAACTCGGCGCCACGCTCGGCGGCCTGTTCCTCGCCGCCGGGTGCGTCGTCGCGGGGCTGATGAAGAGCTATCTGGGGCTCGTCGTCGGGTTCGGGCTGCTCGGCGGGATCGGGATGGGCCTCGGCTACGCCGCCGCCACGCCCGCCGCCGTGAAGTGGTTCCACTCCAGCCGCCGCGGGCTGATCGTCGGCCTGGTCGTGGCCGGGTACGGGGCCGCGGCCGTCTACATCTCGCCGCTCGCCGATTACCTGATCCGCAACCACGGACTCACCGGCAGTTTCGTCGGCCTGGGCCTCCTGTTCGCGGTGGTCGTGGTGGTCGCGGGGCAGCTCCTCAACCCGCCGCCGACCGGGTACGTCGCGCCCGCGCCCGTGGCGCGCGTCGCGGACGGACCGAAGGCGCCGACCGCCGACTTCGGCGCGGCGCAGATGCTCCGCACGTGGCAGTTCTACGCCCTCGTGTTCCTGTTTGTGTGTTCGGCCCAATCGGGGCTCCTGGTCATCGCCAATGCGAAACCGCTGCTCACGGGCGCCGCGGGGGCGTCCGGCTTCTTCGCGGAGAACGCGTGGCTCCTGGTCACGTTCATCGGCGTGGTGAACGCCGCCGGTCGGGTGGGCACCGGCCGGTACTCCGACCGCATCGGGCGGCTCAACGCGTACGCCCTCAACGGGGCGGTTTCGGCCGCGTGTCTGCTCGCCGCGCCGTGGGTAATAGAAGAGAAGAACGTCCTCTTGTTGTTCGCTATCATCGGGGTCATGGCGTGGCAGTACGGCGGCACGCTGGCAGTGATGCCCGCGGTGACGGCCGATTACTACGGGCCGAGGAACCTCGGCCTGAATTACGGCCTGGTGTTCGTCGGCTGGGGGGCGGCGTTCTTCGTGCCCCAACTGGCGGGCTACATTAAACTCGCCACCGGGCGGTGGGACGGGGCGTTCTACCTGTCGGCCGGGCTGCTGGTTACGGCGGTGGTGGCGAGCCGGGGGGTCCGAAAGCCGGCTTGA
- a CDS encoding DUF3307 domain-containing protein, whose product MLFALLFFLIASHALMDYSLQNDSMAACKCRSSKSPLAASVPWYYWLTSHALLHGTAVGVVFRWMGFSWDVVAALATAETVIHWVVDLGKCEKLYSLHVDQAIHITCKLAWWGLVAAEFVKPIAPQL is encoded by the coding sequence ATGCTTTTCGCGTTGCTCTTCTTTCTGATCGCCTCGCACGCGCTCATGGACTACTCGTTGCAAAACGACTCCATGGCCGCGTGCAAGTGCCGGTCGTCCAAGTCCCCGCTCGCGGCGAGCGTGCCGTGGTACTACTGGCTGACCTCGCACGCGCTGCTCCACGGCACGGCGGTCGGCGTCGTGTTCCGGTGGATGGGCTTCAGTTGGGACGTGGTCGCCGCGCTCGCGACCGCCGAGACGGTGATCCACTGGGTCGTCGATCTGGGCAAGTGCGAGAAGCTGTACTCGCTGCACGTCGATCAGGCGATCCACATCACGTGCAAGCTCGCGTGGTGGGGCCTCGTGGCCGCGGAGTTCGTGAAGCCCATTGCGCCGCAACTCTAG